The following are from one region of the Periophthalmus magnuspinnatus isolate fPerMag1 chromosome 5, fPerMag1.2.pri, whole genome shotgun sequence genome:
- the ece1 gene encoding endothelin-converting enzyme 1 produces the protein MEALRQSFLHLTFQMSTYKRATLDEEDLVDSTGDDIYPSHPMQVTLLPGRGPRCWSNKTERERKLLLLVCFLSVGLFISLITTGVFYKQTHPGRCLSEPCITVASTVMAALDRSVDPCHDFYNFACGGWVRNNPLPEGKSRWGPFSNLWEHNMLIMKHLLENTTMKDLNNAEEKAQRYYQACMNEAKIEELGAKPLQELISQLGGWALTEHWDKDNFQEVLRMVSANFRASPFFTVFVSTDSKNSNSNIIQVDQSSLGLPSRDYYLNKTANEKYLTAYLDFLVELGVLLGGSKETSQTLMEEIVEFETTLANITIPQDERRDEELIYHKMEAKNLTTLAPAVDWMPYLTEVFAPVPLNDSEPVVVYAKEYLEKVSDLITQTNKSLLNNYMIMKVVRKMVSILDQRFQDAEQHFLEVMYGTKKSCTPRWKLCVSDTDSALGFALGAMFVKATFAEDSKTIAENMVGEIKWAFEDSLKDVNWMDAETKKAAKEKADAIYNMVGYPEFIMNATKLDKVFNDFEVVSDLYFQNVMQYYNFSGRVTADQLRKAPNRNQWSMTPPTVNAYYNPTKNEMVLPAGILQAPFYSRTWPKALNFGGIGVVMGHELTHAFDDQGREYDKDGNLRSWWKNSSVEAFKKQAQCMVEQYGNYSINNEPLNGRHTLGENIADNGGLKSAYKAYVKWIEKHGEEPTLPALGMTNHQLFFVGFAQVWCSVRTPESSHEGVITDPHSPSRFRVIGTISNSPEFSKHFDCKADAPMNPKHKCELW, from the exons ATGGAAGCGCTCAGACAGTCTTTTCTGCATTTAACCTTTCAGATGTCGACGTACAAGAGGGCTACGCTGGACGAGGAGGACCTGGTGGACTCCACTGGGGATGACATCTATCCCTCACACCCAATGCAG GTGACTCTTCTTCCAGGCCGTGGTCCACGGTGTTGGTCCaataagacagagagagagaggaagctactgcttttagtctgttttttatCTGTGGGTTTGTTTATATCTCTCATCACAACTGGGGTTTTCTACAAACAGA CTCATCCAGGCCGCTGCCTTTCAGAGCCATGCATTACTGTGGCCAGTACGGTCATGGCAGCACTAGACCGATCTGTGGACCCCTGCCATGATTTCTACAATTTTGCATGTGGAGGGTGGGTGAGGAACAACCCTCTTCCTGAGGGAAAGTCACGCTGGGGGCCTTTTAGCAACCTCTGGGAGCACAATATGCTCATAATGAAGCACTTACTAG AGAATACCACAATGAAAGATTTGAATAACGCTGAGGAAAAGGCCCAGCGATATTATCAGGCCTGCATGAATGAAGCCAAGATTGAGGAATTAGGAGCTAAGCCGCTACAGGAGCTAATCAGCCAG TTGGGAGGCTGGGCCCTGACTGAACATTGGGACAAAGACAATTTTCAGGAAGTATTGAGAATGGTGTCTGCTAACTTTCGTGCGTCACCATTTTTTACAGTCTTTGTCAGCACAGACTCCAAAAACTCCAACAGCAACATTATCCAG GTGGATCAGTCAAGCCTCGGACTTCCTTCGCGGGATTACTACCTCAACAAAACCGCAAATGAAAAG TACCTGACGGCATACCTCGACTTCCTGGTGGAATTAGGGGTTCTTCTGGGTGGCTCCAAAGAGACATCTCAGACACTAATGGAGGAGATTGTGGAGTTTGAAACAACTCTGGCCAACATCACAATCCCTCAAGACGAGAGGAGGGACGAGGAGCTAATCTACCACAAAATGGAAGCCAAAAATTTAACA aCATTGGCTCCTGCGGTGGATTGGATGCCATACCTTACAGAAGTGTTTGCTCCGGTGCCACTCAATGACTCTGAGCCTGTTGTTGTGTATGCCAAAGAATATCTGGAGAAAGTGTCTGATCttataacacaaacaaataaaag tcTCTTAAATAACTACATGATAATGAAGGTAGTGAGGAAGATGGTGTCCATTttagaccaaaggtttcaagatGCTGAGCAGCACTTCCTAGAAGTTATGTATGGAACCAAAAAG agTTGTACCCCTCGCTGGAAGCTGTGTGTTAGTGATACAGACAGCGCCCTTGGTTTTGCTCTTGGTGCCATGTTTGTCAAAGCTACATTTGCTGAGGACAGCAAGACCATT GCTGAAAATATGGTTGGAGAAATCAAATGGGCATTTGAGGATAGCCTGAAAGACGTGAACTGGATGGATGCAGAAACTAAAAAAGCTGCAAAAGAAAAG GCAGATGCAATCTACAACATGGTTGGATACCCAGAGTTTATAATGAATGCCACAAAGCTGGACAAGGTGTTCAATGAT TTTGAAGTGGTGTCTGATCTTTACTTCCAAAACGTTATGCAATACTACAACTTCTCAGGCAGAGTGACAGCTGACCAGTTAAGGAAAGCCCCCAACAGAAACCA ATGGAGCATGACCCCTCCAACTGTGAATGCATACTACAATCCTACAAAGAATGAGATGGTTTTGCCTGCAGGGATTCTTCAGGCACCTTTCTACAGCCGAACATGGCCTAA AGCTTTAAACTTTGGAGGAATTGGAGTTGTGATGGGACATGAGCTTACTCATGCTTTTGATGACCAAG GCCGTGAATATGATAAAGATGGAAACCTGCGTTCTTGGTGGAAAAACTCATCTGTAGAGGCTTTTAAGAAGCAGGCCCAGTGTATGGTGGAGCAATATGGAAACTACAGCATCAATAATGAGCCACTCAATGGCCGACACACATTAGGAGAGAACATTGCAGACAATGGTGGACTTAAATCTGCTTACAAA GCTTATGTAAAATGGATTGAAAAACATGGTGAAGAGCCTACTCTACCAGCCCTTGGGATGACAAACCATCAACTGTTTTTTGTAGGATTTGCCCAG GTATGGTGCTCGGTCAGGACACCAGAAAGTTCACATGAAGGAGTGATCACAGACCCTCACAGTCCATCTAGATTTAGAGTTATTGGGACTATTTCAAATTCACCAGAATTTTCAAAGCACTTTGACTGCAAAGCTGATGCACCGATGAACCCTAAACACAAGTGTGAGCTTTGGTGA